Genomic segment of Tautonia rosea:
GGGGGCACCGGCTTCTGACGCGACAATCCGTAACCTTTCAAATCCCTTACTCTCTCCCCTGGATCAGACTCGCCATTTCGAGTTGCTTCAGTCGCTAAACTCCAAACAACTTAAATCAGATTCCGACTCGGAATTGGAAGCGGTGATCTCGTCGTTCGAACTTGCATGGCGCATGCAGATGAACGCGCCAGATGTTCTCGAAATTTCTGGAGAAACGAAAGAGACCCTCGACCTTTACGGCATTGATCAAGAACCCACTGACAACTTTGGGCGTCAATGCCTTCTCGCACGCCGCCTGTCGGAACGAGGGGTTCGGTTCATTCAGGTCACCTACGGAGACAGTACCGCAAATCCCGCTTGGGACCAGCATTCAAACATGCAGGCACACGAAACTCATGCTCAACGAGTCGATCGGCCGATCGCTGGACTTCTTACTGATTTGAAGCGTCGCGGCTTACTCGAGGACACGCTGGTTTGGTGGGGAAGTGAATTTGGTCGTACGCCCTATGCCCAACAAAAAGGGACTGGGCGTGATCATAATCCCGATGGGTTTACCATTTGGCTCGCGGGCGGAGGAACCAAAGCTGGTCACGCTTATGGGTCCACAGATGATTTCGGACACAAGGCGGTGGCGAACAAGGTCCACATGCACGACCTTCATGCAACGATGTTACACCTCCTCGGCCTCGATCACGAACGACTGACGTATCGATACAGTGGTCGAGACTTCCGCCTGACTGACGTGCATGGACACGTAATCAAAGAAATTCTTGCCTAAATGATCGTGCATCTGCTTCTATGTCTCTTTAAGATCAGTGTCAAGTTGAGCAAGAGAAAGCAACAGGAAAAAATTCAACTTATTTGTTATTCATTATTGCAAAAGCTTGCATGGCATAAAGCGGTCTTTTTTTGAAGTCGCCCAATGCGTCGTATTCCCTGAATCGACCGATTTCACGCGTATACTGTCAACGTGGTTTCCTGTGCTCCAAGTCGGAACAGTACAGGATGTCCTCACTAGGATTCTTAGCACAAATACCGCATAGTCCATGACTCCGATATTGAACGTAAAGAACTCCTGGAACGCGATTTTCTCATTTGTTCTTTAAATCATAGACAAGCGAATCAAACTTCTTTGAACTCTACTGTCTCGGCCAGTAGTCTCTCCGGTTCGTAAGGATCCTCTCCGAGATTATGGAAGAAGACCGTTGATGTGAATCGCCCTCCCATCGACAATACGAATTTGCACACTGATGCGGGATCAGGTCGATTCCCCGTATTTTTTTCTTCTCGTCCAACCGCTACGAAGGCCTTACCATGAAGATAACGACTCAGTGGATACTGATATCGATGGTCCTATTGGGGGTTGGCAGAGAAGATACTCAAGCCCAGACTGCCGAGACCATTTTCCACAACGGAACCATAGTCACGGTTGACTCTGAATTTACCATCGGCAACGCCATGGCCATAGCCAAAGGACGAGTTCTTCGGGTTGGGATGACCGAGGAAGTGATGGCGACACGGGGTCAAGATACTCAGGTGATTGACCTCCAGGGAAAAACCGTATTGCCAGGTTTAATCGATTCGCACACGCACCCTACGGGCGCCTCCATGCACGAGTTTGATCATCCGATTGCAGACCTAGAAACAATCGAAGATGTTCTAAAATACATCAAAGAGCGTGCCGATATTCTGGGCGAAGGAAAATGGATTATCGTTCGCCAGGTGTTCATCACACGACT
This window contains:
- a CDS encoding DUF1501 domain-containing protein, with amino-acid sequence MSSPLIRLSRRAFLRSSACGFGSIALAGLAAEPAPGTSSDPLLHAQGPHYHPRAKRIIFLFMQGGVSQVDSFDYKPLLVKQDGKDMPFDDARVLANSGMKGSEQRIMRPLWAFSRHGESGRWGSALFPELNRHVDDLCFIHSVHTEGVAHGPATLFLHCGATVGVRPSMGAWIQYGLGTENEDLPGFVTIGPSAGNGGARNYGHAFLPAVYQGTAVGKAGAPASDATIRNLSNPLLSPLDQTRHFELLQSLNSKQLKSDSDSELEAVISSFELAWRMQMNAPDVLEISGETKETLDLYGIDQEPTDNFGRQCLLARRLSERGVRFIQVTYGDSTANPAWDQHSNMQAHETHAQRVDRPIAGLLTDLKRRGLLEDTLVWWGSEFGRTPYAQQKGTGRDHNPDGFTIWLAGGGTKAGHAYGSTDDFGHKAVANKVHMHDLHATMLHLLGLDHERLTYRYSGRDFRLTDVHGHVIKEILA